From a region of the Methanofastidiosum sp. genome:
- a CDS encoding geranylgeranyl reductase family protein: MDITVIGAGPAGLLVSQYLNKAGYKVKIIEEHKTIGKPISCSGLIGKDFFDHFKEFDFKDSIRNRIDGAKICLGNDSFELKRKGVSFVVDRAIFDQSLSKGLEVSLNEKFQSFNRTKENISIKTDKSKFSTDLLIGADGPSSRIRSQEFQFNIQQYKGYQIRTRAELDLENFVEVHIQRPFFTWIIPEGDGIFRIGTVSDNPKESLTRFLKERGIKNDPIEVQAGVIPVGKGDIYKDRVFLLGDAACHVKPLSGGGVYYGALAAEALSNSIISDRYFDYPLQCNKVLGKEISRGLLLRKMYESLTDTELSSIFDFLKSKKQILNETGSFDEHSKTIFSLIKDPKALTFLPIFLKTYIRTL; encoded by the coding sequence GTGGATATAACTGTTATAGGTGCAGGGCCGGCAGGGCTACTTGTTTCTCAGTATCTGAATAAAGCCGGGTACAAGGTTAAAATAATTGAAGAGCACAAGACTATCGGGAAACCCATCTCCTGTTCTGGGCTCATAGGAAAAGACTTTTTTGATCATTTCAAGGAGTTTGACTTTAAGGATTCTATTAGAAACAGGATTGATGGAGCAAAAATATGTCTTGGAAATGATTCATTTGAGCTTAAAAGAAAAGGCGTATCTTTTGTTGTTGATAGGGCTATTTTTGACCAATCTCTTTCAAAAGGGCTTGAAGTTTCTTTGAACGAAAAATTTCAATCATTTAACAGAACTAAAGAAAATATTTCCATAAAGACAGACAAGAGTAAATTCAGCACTGATTTGCTTATAGGAGCGGATGGGCCTTCATCTAGGATTAGATCGCAAGAGTTTCAATTCAATATTCAACAATACAAAGGCTACCAGATTAGAACTAGAGCAGAACTTGATTTAGAAAATTTTGTTGAAGTCCACATACAAAGGCCTTTCTTTACATGGATCATCCCTGAAGGAGATGGCATCTTCAGAATAGGCACTGTATCAGATAATCCTAAAGAATCGCTTACTAGATTCTTGAAGGAAAGAGGGATAAAAAATGATCCAATTGAAGTTCAGGCAGGCGTGATACCTGTGGGGAAAGGGGATATCTATAAAGATAGGGTCTTTCTTTTAGGAGATGCAGCATGTCATGTAAAACCATTGTCTGGCGGAGGTGTTTATTACGGCGCATTGGCTGCAGAAGCTCTTTCCAATTCAATAATCTCTGATAGGTATTTTGACTACCCATTGCAGTGTAATAAAGTATTGGGGAAGGAGATTTCTAGGGGATTACTTTTGAGAAAGATGTATGAAAGTCTAACTGACACTGAACTAAGTAGCATATTTGATTTTCTTAAATCAAAAAAACAGATTCTTAATGAAACTGGGAGTTTTGATGAGCATTCTAAGACTATTTTCTCATTGATTAAAGACCCAAAAGCATTAACTTTTCTACCTATTTTTTTAAAAACTTATATTAGAACTCTCTAA